TTACTGGCACGGCACGGTGTCCGAGTCCTCGGCGGAGGCCGGCGAAGAAGCGTTCCGGTGGGTGACCTCCTCCCGGATTCCGCGATACGTCGGCCTCGTACGGTACGAACCCGCGGCCGAGCACCACTTCTTCGACCTCCTCCCGGAGGGCAGCCGACTGCCCCCGGGCCGCTGACGGCGAGGCGCGGCATGGCTGGAATCTTCGGACTGGATCTGGAACGGCTGGCCGACGACCAGCTGCCCACCACCGTGGACATCGACAGTCCGCTCCCCCCGGTCCGGCTGCGGGGCAGGCTGCAGCGTCAGCAGTTCCGCTCGTTCTCCGGCGTCCTGAGCGCGGCCATGCCCGCCACGACCGTGACCGCCTTCGGACAGCTGGACCTGGCGGCGCCCGGCGGGCCGGCGTTCATCGCACTCATGGGTGCGACCTTCCCCGACCCCGGACTTCAGCTCGGCCTGGGGTTCTCCCTCAGCGGCGTGGGCGGGGTCGTGGGTGTCAACAAGGCGGTCGACCGAGATGCCCTGATCGCTGCCATCGCCGACGGCACCGCCGGTGACCTGCTGTTCCCGCCGGATCCGGTGAAGGCCGCGCTACGGGTCGTTCCCCGGCTGCCGGCGCTGTTCCCTACCGCGCCGGGGCGGCTCGTCGTCGGGCCCATGTTCCAGGTCTCGTGGGGCGACCGGATGGTCTCCCTGTCGACGGCCGTGATGGCCGAGCTGCCCGAGCCCGTGCGTCTGTCGCTGCTGGGCATCCTGCGGGTCGCCGTACCGGACCCGGCGGTGCCACTGATCGATCTGAAGGCCACCTTCGCCGGGCAGTACGACAGTGCCGAGCCCAGCGCCTTCCTCATGGCGAGTCTCACCGGCTCGCACATGGCCGGGGTGCCCCTGGACGGCGACGTCCTGGTCCTCAGCCGCGGCGGGGCCGACCCGGCCTTCGTTCTCAGCGCGGGCGGATTCCACCCGGCGTACCCCGTACCGCGCGGCGTACCGGCGTTGCACCGGCTGTCCATGAACCTCTCGCCGGTGCCCTGGATCCAGCTGCGCTGCCAGGCCTATTTCGCGGTGACCAGCAACACCGTGCAGTTCGGGGCACAGCTCTCCCTGGTCGCCGAGATCGCCGACTGCGGGCTGCGCGGGCTGTTCGGACTCGACGTGCTCATCCACCTGGAGCCCAGCTTGTCGTTCACGGCCAACATGCGCGGCTCGCTGGCGGTCGAGGTGTTCGGCGAGACCCTGCTGGGCGTCGCGTTCGACCTCACCCTGGAGGGTCCCGCTCCCTGGCACGCGGTGGGGCGCGGAAGTATCGACCTGTTCCTGTTCAGCGCGTCCTTCGACTTCGACCAGCGCTGGGGCAACCCGCCGCCCGCGCTGCCGGCTCCACCGGCCGATCTCGAAGCCCGGCTGAGGGAGGCGTTCTCGCGCCCGGACGCGTGGAGCGCGCACCCGCCGACCGACCTGCGGCATTCCCCGGTCCTGCTGTCCCCCTCCGCAAACCGGCTGATCGGCGACGGCAGTCGGGTACACCCGCACGGCAGCCTCACCGCACGGCAGCGGGTGCTGCCCTTCGGCGTGGACATCCAGCGGTACGGCCGCTCGGGCGTCGAGCCCGCCGAGCGCTGGGACGTGGCCTCCGCCACCCTCGGCGCGGCGAACGCGACCGGCGGGACGACGGTGGACACCTTCGCTCCCGGCCGGTTCTTCAAGCGCAGCGACGACGAACTGCTCGGCAGTTCCGCGTTCGAGACGTACCGGTCGGGTCTGCGTCTGGTGGCCGACACCTCGGGACCGGCCGACGGCGCGTTCGTCAGGGCCGGCCTCGACTGGGAGACCAGGATCGTCCAGGATCCGGTGCCCGCGCTGCGGCCCGAGGGACTGCTGCGGGCCGTCCGGATCGCCGCCCTGGTGGAATCCGAGCAGGTGGCGGCGGCCGCGGGCTCCGTCCGGGACGCCCACTGGTGGCCCGCCGTGACCGCCGGCCTGCGAGTGGCCGCCGAACTGCCGGTCGTGGCCGCGGCCACCTGGGCGATGGTCGCGGCCGGCGAACCGGCCGGCGCCGCGGCCACCCCGGCCGAGCTGCGCAGGAACCTGGCCGGTGAGCCCGGCATGCGCGCGGTGGAGGCGTGGGAGGTGTCGGGCTGATGGCCGAGGAACTGGAGTTCGCCCCGTTCATGCAGAGTTCCGTCGGCGCGGCGATCGAGAGCGACGTACCGAGCGGGCCGGCGGTCCTCCACCCGCGGCTGTCCCTGGCCGGACCGGGCCGCCGGGTGGACATGACAGCGCCGGGCGGTGCGCTGCGCATGCTCGGCCCCGAGGGCGTCGTCGGCATCGACGCCCGGCATGTCCTGCGGGTCGATCCACCGCCGGGCATCCAGGACACCGAGCCGAACTACATGCCGTGCATCGAGTTCGACGTACCCGAACTGCCCTGGCTGTTCACGCCCGCACGGCCCGCCGGCGACCGGCTGCGGCCCTGGCTCGTGCTCACCGCGATCGAAGCGGACGGTCATCCCCTGCAGAGCGGCCTGCCACTGCCCTTCGTCGACGTGGACGCCGCACTGTTGCCACCGCTCGAGCAGTCCTGGCAGTGGGCCCACGTCCAACGGCCCGCCGGCCGGCCCGGACCGCTGACCTCACGGCTGCTGTGCCCGCTGCATCTGAGGGCGGACACGGCCTATACGGCCTGTGTCGTGCCCGCTTTCGCGGGCGGGGTGGCCGCCGGCCTCCAAGGCGGTTTCACCGACGTCGAGCAGCACGGCGACGCCTGGCGGCGCGACCAGGGCACGGTCCGCCTGCCCGTCTACCACAGCTGGCAGTTCCGCACCGGCGACCCGGGAGACTTCGAGCAACTGGCCACCTCGGTCGTACCGTTGTCCGACGACGAGCGCGCCGTGCTGACGGGCCGGACGGTCGACATCACCGAACCCTGGCCGGGCGGCGCCCCGCTCGCCTCGGACGGCGCGCCCGGCTCCCGGCAGACCATCACCGTGCAGGGTGTGCTCAGCCTGGTGGACAGCCCTCCCGAGCAAGCGGGCGCCGCGCTCGCCGACTTCGCGCGGCGCGTGCGGGAGCACATCGCGCAGGGCACCGGGGACACCGTCGCTCCGCCGCTGTACGGCGGTCACCCCGTCGTACGCGATCGGCTCGAGGACGGCGAGCGGGGCTGGCTCGCCGAGCTGAACCTCGACCCCGAGACCCGGATCGCGGCCGCTCTGGGAACCGGCTGGGTGCGCGACAACCAGGAGTGGCTGATGGCCAGAGCCTGGGACCAGGTGGGTGTCGTACGCGAGGCCAACCGGCTGCGGCGGCTGGCCGCTTTCTGCGGCGAGGTCTCCGCCTCGGTGCACCGGCGGTCCGTGCAGAACCTCTCCCCTGCCGAGTCCCTCGGCATGGCGGCCCCGGTCAGCGAGCGCCTGCGGACGGACAGCGGGCTGCCGCTGCGTACCGAGGTGGCGGTCAGTCCCGCCCCGGACGCGCTGGTCACGCCGGCCCTGCAGCGGCTGTTGCGGCGCCGCGGACCGGTCGCCCGGCGGGCGGAACTGGACACCGAGTCGTACGTCCGGCGCACCCTCACCGGCGACCTGCTGCCACCTCTTCCGGCCGCGATGGTGACACGGCCCGAGCCGTCCGCGCCGCCGGCCGAGACGGAGACGCCCGACCTGACCACCACCGTGGACAGTGCCCTGTACGCCACCGCGACCCTGCGGGACACCCGCCGGATCAAGGTCCTGTCGGCGATGGCACTCTCGGCCCGGACCAACGACCTCGGCGCTCAGGCCGACACTTTGGGCGCGATGCTCACGGGTCCGACCCTGGCCGTCCAGTCCGACGGTGACCTCGGCGCCGACGAGATCAGGAGGTTCCGGGCGCTGTCCGGCCCGATAGGGCCACAGATCGCGGATCAGCTGGCCGTCTCGTTCGCCGAGCACGCCGCGGACCAGGTGCTGAACGTCCCCGAACAGGACGTCGCCCTGCCGGCGCAGCCGTCGATGTCCGACGATCCGGCCGCGCACATCCTGGAGTTCGGCGTGCCCGTGGACGCGGACGGACTGCAGGGGCGGCT
Above is a genomic segment from Streptomyces sp. SLBN-31 containing:
- a CDS encoding DUF6603 domain-containing protein, whose amino-acid sequence is MAGIFGLDLERLADDQLPTTVDIDSPLPPVRLRGRLQRQQFRSFSGVLSAAMPATTVTAFGQLDLAAPGGPAFIALMGATFPDPGLQLGLGFSLSGVGGVVGVNKAVDRDALIAAIADGTAGDLLFPPDPVKAALRVVPRLPALFPTAPGRLVVGPMFQVSWGDRMVSLSTAVMAELPEPVRLSLLGILRVAVPDPAVPLIDLKATFAGQYDSAEPSAFLMASLTGSHMAGVPLDGDVLVLSRGGADPAFVLSAGGFHPAYPVPRGVPALHRLSMNLSPVPWIQLRCQAYFAVTSNTVQFGAQLSLVAEIADCGLRGLFGLDVLIHLEPSLSFTANMRGSLAVEVFGETLLGVAFDLTLEGPAPWHAVGRGSIDLFLFSASFDFDQRWGNPPPALPAPPADLEARLREAFSRPDAWSAHPPTDLRHSPVLLSPSANRLIGDGSRVHPHGSLTARQRVLPFGVDIQRYGRSGVEPAERWDVASATLGAANATGGTTVDTFAPGRFFKRSDDELLGSSAFETYRSGLRLVADTSGPADGAFVRAGLDWETRIVQDPVPALRPEGLLRAVRIAALVESEQVAAAAGSVRDAHWWPAVTAGLRVAAELPVVAAATWAMVAAGEPAGAAATPAELRRNLAGEPGMRAVEAWEVSG